Genomic window (Chondrocystis sp. NIES-4102):
TAATAATTTTTAAGCAAAAATCCACATCATTAAAAGCGATCGCTAGTTCTGCTTCAAATCCCCCTACTTCTTCAAATACTGATCTACGACACATTAGACAAGCTGCGGTAACTGCCGAATAGTTATTAACCGATACTGCTTGAGATATATATCCAGGTTGATTTAGGGGTAAATGTTTATGGCTATGCCCTGCCACCCCTCCAATACCTAAAACTACCCCTGCGTGCTGAATGGTATTATCGGGATAAAGTAGTAAACAACCCACTGCACCTATAGATTTTCTTTGGGCTTGTTCTACCATCCCCTCGATCCAGTCTGGGGTAATTATTTCTGTATCATTATTAAGAAAGAGTAGATAATCTCCTTCGGCTTTGCTTACTCCATAGTTATTGATCTCGGAATAGTTAAACGGCACATCATACTTATACACTTTAAAGCGATCGCTTTCTTGTTGTTGCCAATAATCAAAGCATTTAAAGGTTTTTGCCTCCCTACTTCCATTATCAATTACAATTACTTCGTAATCTGGATAGGTGGTTTTGCTAAATATTGATTTAAGACAAACTTCTAAAGCCTCCGCTAAATCTTTGGTGGGGATAATAATACTAACTAAGCTTGTTTTCCTAATTTTATAGCGTACTGTATACACCCCAGGAAACTTAGCAGGAGTTACTATAGCAGCTTCGTCTCGACGTTCTAATGCTTCGGCGATCGCCTTTTGGGCAGCTACTTCCGCATAGGGTTTAACATTGGAGTCGGCAGCCGTTGATTGTAAATGAATCCGCCAGTGGTAAAGTACATCTGGAATATGATATATGTTTTCGGTCTTTTCCGTAATTCGCAGCACCAGATCGTAATCTTGGCTACCTTCAAAACCCACTCTAAACCCACCAATTTCCTCAACTAGCGATCGCCGATATACCCCTAAATGACAGGTATACATCCTTGCTAAAAATGAATCTGGACACCAATCTGGCTTGAAGAAAGGATCTTTATGAATATTGTCTGCATCTACTTTATCTTCATCGGAATAGATAAAATCTGCTTTGGGATGTTGATTAAGCAGTTCTACAACGGTAGCTAAAGCGTGGGGAGGTAATAGATCATCGTGATCCAACAGGGCTATATATTCTCCTGTAGCAATTTCTAATGCGGAATTGGATGTTTGACAAATATGACCATTTTCGGCACGAAAAGTTACCTTGATTCTCTCGTCTTTAAGGGCGTACTCTTCTAAAATTAGGCGAATATTGAGGTTTGTCGAACAGTCATCTGCTAAACATAATTCCCAATTTTCATATACCTGTTCTATTACTGATTCTATTGCTTGGCGTAAAAAACTTTCAGGAGCATTATAAACTGGTACAATGATACTAATCAAAGGTTGATAAGTTAATTGAGTAACCAAGCTTTTAAGTTTTCGCAGTTTAGCAGGTTTAGGATAGTTTTTATTGAGCCATTTCTGATATTGAGGGTTATCACTAACGGGAATGCCATCAATAACGGTAATAGCAGGGGCAACAACATTACTAACCGCTAGGCTATCTTGAGTCGAAAGAAGATAATTCTGATATAAAGTATCCATTGTGGATAAATTCAGTTTCTGCCTCATATCTAGCCAACGTCGTCGTAATTGCCAGAACTTACTACTTTCCATTGCTACAATTAGAAGCTTGAGTTGTTGTGCTTCCATTTGAGCTATTTGTAACTGTTGCTGAGATTGATTATTTAACTCTTCTATTTGTTGTTCAAACTTAGTTGTGGCTTGGGTTAATTGCTGCTGAAACTTAGTTGTGGCTTTTTTTAGTTGCTGCTGAGATTGATCATTTAACTCTGCTATTTGGCGATCGCGATCGCGAGTTACCGCTTCAATTTGTTGATTTGCTTGGGCTACTTCCCCTCTTACTGCTTCAACTTGTTGGTTTGCTTGGGCTAGTTCCCCTTTAACTGTTTCAAGTTGCTGGTTTATTTCGGCTAACTGTTTTTCGGCTTGCTGTTTTTGTTTGGTTATTTGTTTTAAATCAATCCAATCTTGTAAAATCCAAGAATTACAAGTTAAATCAATTCCTGGTGGTGCTTCTAAAATTGGAGGTTGAATGTCTGCACATTGTTGTAATTGCTGATAGATATCTATAGCGTCGGGAAAAAACTTAGTAACTAAAGCCTGACGGTAATAAGTATCACTATTAGCATTAAATAAAGCAGGTTCATATACAGATTCAGGTGAGTGTAATTCCCAGCCAAATTTTTCTCTAATTAGATCAATAAGACAATTTTGATTACTAATAACGCTGCTAATTTCTATTAAGATACATTGCTCCGAATGATGCTGATAAAAATCCAAAATCGCCTGATTATAATTACACCACTGACGTACGGCAAAATTAGGATTATTGAGAAAAATCACATCTCCACGACGAAAGAGAGAGTCTGTTACTTCCCAAGGTGAACGATAGAGAAAAACATACTTCGCTTCTGGTAATAAACTTAACCAAAAGTCTAAAAATAAAGTGGTTCTAGGATCTTTCCAACCCCAAATAGGTAAATGAGCGCGATCGCTAATCAAACCTTGCGCTGAAGCTAAATATTGCGCTTGTACTTGAATTTGCTGTTGTTCTGTCCAACCTGCAACACTAATACCTTGAGATTGTAAAACATTTTGATGAAATTCCACAAAATCGAGATCCTCAAAATGTCCTTTAACATTACCATTAGCACTCCCCATCAAGCGATCGCCTATCTGAAGTCCTGCTTTTTGTAATAACGATGCAGTTAAAGATGTTCCAGAACGGTGCATTCCCGTCATGATAATTACCGACGACTTAGGGGCAGAATTTTCCATCGTTGTCTTAAATTGAGATTGCTACAGTTGTCATTATTACCGACAATCTTAAAAATATTCGATTTTTTTGGCAAAATTACGGAAGATTTTTATCACAATAAAATTTAAGATTGATGTAAAGAAGGGTTACTGCCTCACCATTTAACACCTAAATAATATTAATTTTTAAATGAGATATTTGCGTTTAACACCTCAATCTAATGCTTTATTGCGCCATTTTTTGGGCATACAAACCAAAATGCTGGGGGAAATATTGCAAGAAGCAGATTTAGTTTCCTCCGCTCAAATTCAAGCAGCCTTAGAAGTACAACTCCAGTCACCCGATCTCAAAGTGGGTGAAATATTAGCAAAACAGGGTTTAATAAAACCAGAAACCGCCGATTTCTTTGCTCAAGACTGGTTAAAAATTATAGCGCAGCCCCATAAAAATGCTCTAGGTTACTATTTACGCCAAGCAGCCATACTCAATAGTGCGCAAATAGAATTAATCTTAGCAGAACAAAGAGTTACAGGAGTTCGTTTTGGGACGGTAGCAGTTTTTCAAGGCTTTCTTAAATCAACTACATTAGATTACTTCCTCGCCAATTTATTCCCCGAAGAGTTACACGTATCACCATTTATTAATATGTCTTCTCAAAATGCTAAATTCTAAATCCGCTTTTAATCTAAATCTGCCTGCATCACACTAGAAAGAGCATTCTTACTACTTGCCTTAAACTCTTGAATACTTACACGATCTAAAATAATAACGCCTAAGATCATAGCTATTGCTTGCATGGCAAATACTAAACTGTAGGCTGAAAAGGAAGAAGAGAAAATATTCTTGCCCAAATCCAAGATAGCCCCACCAATAAAAGTAGCTATTCCTCTAGACATTGCCTGTGCTAATCCCCAAGCACCAATAAAAGTACCTGCACTCTCAGCTAAAGTCAGATCTAACATCAAACTAATACTACTAACAGTAGCCATCCCAGCAGCAATACCAAATAAAACCATCGTCCCTTGCAAAATCTGAGGTTGTTGAGTAAAACCAGCCCAGATAATCAAACCAAAACAAACTGCAACCAAAATACAGCCCATTTTTGCCGTCAATTTCTTACCTATAGCAGGGATAATTTTAAATCCTGTGACAGCATAACCCAGTAAAATACCTATTCC
Coding sequences:
- a CDS encoding TPR domain protein; protein product: MENSAPKSSVIIMTGMHRSGTSLTASLLQKAGLQIGDRLMGSANGNVKGHFEDLDFVEFHQNVLQSQGISVAGWTEQQQIQVQAQYLASAQGLISDRAHLPIWGWKDPRTTLFLDFWLSLLPEAKYVFLYRSPWEVTDSLFRRGDVIFLNNPNFAVRQWCNYNQAILDFYQHHSEQCILIEISSVISNQNCLIDLIREKFGWELHSPESVYEPALFNANSDTYYRQALVTKFFPDAIDIYQQLQQCADIQPPILEAPPGIDLTCNSWILQDWIDLKQITKQKQQAEKQLAEINQQLETVKGELAQANQQVEAVRGEVAQANQQIEAVTRDRDRQIAELNDQSQQQLKKATTKFQQQLTQATTKFEQQIEELNNQSQQQLQIAQMEAQQLKLLIVAMESSKFWQLRRRWLDMRQKLNLSTMDTLYQNYLLSTQDSLAVSNVVAPAITVIDGIPVSDNPQYQKWLNKNYPKPAKLRKLKSLVTQLTYQPLISIIVPVYNAPESFLRQAIESVIEQVYENWELCLADDCSTNLNIRLILEEYALKDERIKVTFRAENGHICQTSNSALEIATGEYIALLDHDDLLPPHALATVVELLNQHPKADFIYSDEDKVDADNIHKDPFFKPDWCPDSFLARMYTCHLGVYRRSLVEEIGGFRVGFEGSQDYDLVLRITEKTENIYHIPDVLYHWRIHLQSTAADSNVKPYAEVAAQKAIAEALERRDEAAIVTPAKFPGVYTVRYKIRKTSLVSIIIPTKDLAEALEVCLKSIFSKTTYPDYEVIVIDNGSREAKTFKCFDYWQQQESDRFKVYKYDVPFNYSEINNYGVSKAEGDYLLFLNNDTEIITPDWIEGMVEQAQRKSIGAVGCLLLYPDNTIQHAGVVLGIGGVAGHSHKHLPLNQPGYISQAVSVNNYSAVTAACLMCRRSVFEEVGGFEAELAIAFNDVDFCLKIISHGYRNIYLPHVVLYHYESKSRGYENTPAKQARFAGEIKYMKQKWQKLCDRDPCYNPNLTKSYEDYSLNI